In Neptuniibacter halophilus, the genomic stretch CGCGCTAAAGCGGTGCTCTGTCCGGGGCTTAAGATGACGTTTACCGACCTCAGCGGTGCCAAACGTGAGAAAGACGAGTGGTACTATGAAGATGGTCTGGTGGACTACCTCAAAGGCACGACTCAGGTCTTTGAAACACTGCCCGCGGAGCCATTTTCCGGTTCGCTGCAGGGTGAGGAAGATGCGGTTGAGTGGGCAGTGCAGTGGTTGCCGGAAGGCGGCGAGATGACCTGTGAGAGCTACGTTAACCTGATTCCGACGGCTCAGGGCGGTACTCACGTTAACGGCTTGCGTACCGGCTTGCTGGAAGCGATGCGTGAGTTCTGCGAGTTCCGTAACCTGCTGCCGCGTGGGGTTAAGCTGAGTGCTGACGATGTCTGGGAAAAGTGTTGTTACGTGCTCTCGGCGAAGATGCAGGACCCGCAATTTGCCGGACAGACCAAAGAGCGTCTCTCTTCACGACAGATCGCTGCGTTTATCTCCGGCACGATTAAAGATGCGTTCTCTTTGTGGCTGAACCGCCACGTGGAAGAGGGCGAGCAACTGGCGGAGGTGGTGATTGCCAACGCCCAGAAACGGATGCGTTCCAACAAAAAAGTGGTCCGCAAGAAGGTTACTCAGGGGCCGGCGTTGCCGGGCAAACTGGCAGACTGCTCCGGCGGCGATACCATGCAGTCGGAACTGTTTCTGGTGGAAGGTGATTCCGCGGGTGGCTCTGCGAAGCAGGCCCGCGAGCGTGAGTTTCAGGCGATCATGCCGCTACGCGGTAAGATTCTGAACACCTGGGAAGTTGATCCGGCAGAGGTGCTGGGCTCTCAGGAGATTCATGATATTTCAGTGGCAATCGGGGTTGAACCTGCCTCGGATAATCTGGATGGATTGCGTTACGGAAAGATCTGTATCCTCGCCGATGCGGACTCCGATGGTCTGCATATTGCGACTCTGCTGTGTGCGCTGTTTGTGCGTCATTTCAAGCCGCTGGTAGCGGCGGGGCATGTTTATGTGGCGATGCCGCCGCTGTACCGTATCGACGTCGCAAAAGAGGTCTACTACGCCCTCGATGACGCCGAGCGTGACGGGATTCTGGAGCGGATCAGGGCGGAACGGAAAAATGCCAAGATCGGCGTTCAGCGCTTTAAGGGGCTGGGTGAGATGAACCCCCTGCAGCTGCGTGAAACCACCATGTCTCCGGATACCCGGCGTCTGGTGCAGTTGACCATCGAGCCGGGTGACGGCACCAATGAGGTGATGGATATGCTGCTGGCGAAGAAGCGTTCCCCTGACCGCAAGCAGTGGCTGGAAAGCAAAGGCAACCTGGCTGAGGTTTAATCCGGTTCGCCGGCAACCGAATTTAAGTTTGAGTGGTAAGACACAGAGATGAGCGTAGAAACCACCTTTGAAGACGGCACTGAAAAACTGTCGTTAAAAGATTTTACTGAGAAGGCGTATCTGGATTACTCCATGTACGTCATTCTCGACCGTGCCCTGCCGCATATCGGTGACGGGATGAAACCGGTGCAGCGGCGTATTGTTTATGCGATGTCGGAGCTGGGCCTGAAGGCAACGGCGAAATACAAAAAGTCCGCCCGTACAGTGGGTGACGTACTGGGTAAATTCCATCCGCACGGTGATTCTGCCTGCTATGAGGCGATGGTGCTGATGGCGCAGCCGTTCAGCTACCGTTACCCGCTGATCGATGGTCAGGGTAACTGGGGTTCGGCGGATGATCCGAAATCTTTCGCTGCGATGCGTTATACCGAATCCCGTCTGGCACCTTATGCCGAGGTGCTGCTGGCCGAACTGGGTCAGGGTACGGTGGAGTGGGTGCCTAACTTTGACGGCACCATGCGTGAACCGTCGATTCTGCCAGCACGGCTGCCCAACGTACTGCTTAACGGCACTACGGGTATTGCGGTGGGGATGGCGACCGATATTCTGCCGCATAACCTGCGCGAAGTGGCCAGTGCCTGCATCCACCTGCTGGACCATCCGCGGGCGGATCTGGATGAGCTGACAGAGATTGTTCCCGGGCCGGATATGCCGACCGATGCGGAGATTATTACCCCGCGCCGTGAGCTGCGAAAAATCTACGAAACGGGTCGTGGCTCGGTACGGATGCGGGGGGTCTATGTCCGGGAGCAGGGTGAGATTGTGATCACCGCGCTGCCACATCAGGTCTCCGGTGCTAAAGTGCTGGAGCAGATAGCGGCACAGATGCAGCAGAAAAAATTGCCGATGGTCAGTGACCTGCGCGATGAATCTGACCATGAAAACCCGACTCGCCTGGTGATTGTGCCGCGCTCAAACCGGGTCGATCTGGAACAGTTGATGGCACACTTGTTTGCCTCCACGGATCTGGAGCGCACCTACCGGGTCAATATGAACATGATCGGGGTCGATGGACGACCTCAGGTAAAAGATCTGCGCCAGATTCTGGTGGAGTGGCTGAGCTGGCGAACCGAGGTGGTGCGTAAGCGTCTGCAACATCGCCTCGAGAAGGTGATGGATCGTCTGCATATCCTCGAAGGTTTAATGGTGGCCTACCTCAATATCGATGAGGTGATCGCCATTATCCGCCATGAGGATGACCCTAAAGCAGAACTGGTCAGCCGTTTTGGTCTTACGGAGATTCAGGCAGATGCGATTCTGGATCTGAAACTGCGTCATCTGGCGAAGCTGGAAGAGTTCAAGATTCAGAGCGAACAGAATGAGCTGGAAGAGGAGCGCAAGCACCTCGAAGGCATTCTTGGCTCTGATGCGAAGATGCGCAAACTGATTAAAACCGAGATTAAAGAAGCGGCCGAGAAATATGGCGATGCACGTCGCTCGCCGATTGTTGAGCGCGAAGAGGCACAGGCGTTCAGTGAGAAAGACCTGCTTTCTTCTGATCCGGTTACCGTGGTGATCTCCAAACAGGGCTGGATTCGAGCGGCAAAAGGGCATGATATTGATGCGGCCGGTCTGAATTATAAGTCCGGTGATGGCTTTAAGCTGGCCTGTCTGGGGCGGACCAACCAGCCGACGATCCTGCTGGATACCACCGGGCGAAGTTTTACGATAGAAACCCACAATCTGCCTTCAGCACGGGGGCAGGGGGAGCCGGTGACGGGGCGTCTGACCCTGCCAAAAGGCTCGACAATCGATGCGGCAATCGCCGGTAAAGAGAGTGATAAAGTGCTGATGGCGTCAGATGCCGGTTATGGCTTTATTACCAATATCGGTGACCTCAGCAGCAAAACCAAGAACGGTAAAGCAGCACTGACCCTGCCGAAAAATGCCAGAATTCTTCAGCCACAGAAGGTACAGGCCTCTGCTGAGCAGTTGCTGGCGGCGGTGAGTAATGAGGGGCGTCTGCTGGTGTTCCCTGTCCAGGAGCTGCCGGAACTGGCCAGAGGTAAAGGTAATAAGATTATTAATATCCCTTCAGCCCGTGCCTCTGCACGAGAGGAGCTGGTGGTGGCGCTGGCGATTCTGTCGCCGGAGGATACCCTGCTGGTGCATGCCGGCAGGCAGCACCTGCGCCTGAAGCCCGCCGATATCGAACACTATCGTGGTGAGCGTG encodes the following:
- the parE gene encoding DNA topoisomerase IV subunit B gives rise to the protein MSKQYNADSIEVLSGLEPVKRRPGMYTETDRPNHLAQEVIDNSVDEALAGHAKQIDVVLNKDGSLSVTDDGRGMPVDIHPEQGVSGVELILCKLHAGGKFNNDNYNYSGGLHGVGVSVVNALSKLLEVQVRRDSQVYRIGFADGEKVSDLEVIDTCGKRNTGTTVRFLPDPQYFDTPKFSVSRLKHNLRAKAVLCPGLKMTFTDLSGAKREKDEWYYEDGLVDYLKGTTQVFETLPAEPFSGSLQGEEDAVEWAVQWLPEGGEMTCESYVNLIPTAQGGTHVNGLRTGLLEAMREFCEFRNLLPRGVKLSADDVWEKCCYVLSAKMQDPQFAGQTKERLSSRQIAAFISGTIKDAFSLWLNRHVEEGEQLAEVVIANAQKRMRSNKKVVRKKVTQGPALPGKLADCSGGDTMQSELFLVEGDSAGGSAKQAREREFQAIMPLRGKILNTWEVDPAEVLGSQEIHDISVAIGVEPASDNLDGLRYGKICILADADSDGLHIATLLCALFVRHFKPLVAAGHVYVAMPPLYRIDVAKEVYYALDDAERDGILERIRAERKNAKIGVQRFKGLGEMNPLQLRETTMSPDTRRLVQLTIEPGDGTNEVMDMLLAKKRSPDRKQWLESKGNLAEV
- the parC gene encoding DNA topoisomerase IV subunit A; protein product: MSVETTFEDGTEKLSLKDFTEKAYLDYSMYVILDRALPHIGDGMKPVQRRIVYAMSELGLKATAKYKKSARTVGDVLGKFHPHGDSACYEAMVLMAQPFSYRYPLIDGQGNWGSADDPKSFAAMRYTESRLAPYAEVLLAELGQGTVEWVPNFDGTMREPSILPARLPNVLLNGTTGIAVGMATDILPHNLREVASACIHLLDHPRADLDELTEIVPGPDMPTDAEIITPRRELRKIYETGRGSVRMRGVYVREQGEIVITALPHQVSGAKVLEQIAAQMQQKKLPMVSDLRDESDHENPTRLVIVPRSNRVDLEQLMAHLFASTDLERTYRVNMNMIGVDGRPQVKDLRQILVEWLSWRTEVVRKRLQHRLEKVMDRLHILEGLMVAYLNIDEVIAIIRHEDDPKAELVSRFGLTEIQADAILDLKLRHLAKLEEFKIQSEQNELEEERKHLEGILGSDAKMRKLIKTEIKEAAEKYGDARRSPIVEREEAQAFSEKDLLSSDPVTVVISKQGWIRAAKGHDIDAAGLNYKSGDGFKLACLGRTNQPTILLDTTGRSFTIETHNLPSARGQGEPVTGRLTLPKGSTIDAAIAGKESDKVLMASDAGYGFITNIGDLSSKTKNGKAALTLPKNARILQPQKVQASAEQLLAAVSNEGRLLVFPVQELPELARGKGNKIINIPSARASAREELVVALAILSPEDTLLVHAGRQHLRLKPADIEHYRGERGRRGNKLPRGYQRVDSLEVVTDRVPEPEVAVSPEA